GCTCTCTTTCGGCCACGCCGCATTTTTCGGCGGGGCAGCCTATATCACCGGCTATCTGGTTAAACACATGGGGCTGACCCCCGAACTCGGAGTGCTTGCCGGCACCCTGGCAGCGGGGGCTATGGGCTACGTATTCGGCAGTCTGACCATCCGTCGTCAGGGGATCTATTTCGCCATGATCACTCTGGCACTCGCCCAGGTGGTCTATTTTATTGCCCTCAAGGCGCCGTTTACCGGCGGCGAAGATGGGCTGCAGGACGTCCCGCGCGGGATGCTCTTCGGTTTGATCGATCTGGGTCACAGCTACCACGTGGCAGGTAAACCGCTGGAGCTCAATCTCTACTATTTCGTTTTTACCATCTTTTGTCTCGGCTTCTGGATCATCCACCGAGCTATTCATTCCCCCTTCGGCCAGGTTCTCAAGGCGATTCGCGAGAATGAACCACGGGCGATTTCGCTGGGATACAAGGTAGAGCGCCTGAAATTGCTGGCATTTGTTCTCTCTGCGTCCCTGGCCGGGACGGCCGGCGCGACCAAGTCCATTGTTTTCCAGCTCGCCTCACTCACTGATGTCAGCTGGCATACCTCCGGGGAGGTGGTGTTAATGACCCTGCTCGGTGGCCTCGGCACGGTTCTGGGACCAGTGGTCGGCGCCTTCACCGTAATCACCCTGCACTCCGAACTGAGCGCCATCGGCTCCTGGGTGACGGTAGTCAT
Above is a genomic segment from Geopsychrobacter electrodiphilus DSM 16401 containing:
- a CDS encoding ABC transporter permease subunit, which gives rise to MVAPFLAYPVFVMQLLCFALFACAFNLLIGYTGLLSFGHAAFFGGAAYITGYLVKHMGLTPELGVLAGTLAAGAMGYVFGSLTIRRQGIYFAMITLALAQVVYFIALKAPFTGGEDGLQDVPRGMLFGLIDLGHSYHVAGKPLELNLYYFVFTIFCLGFWIIHRAIHSPFGQVLKAIRENEPRAISLGYKVERLKLLAFVLSASLAGTAGATKSIVFQLASLTDVSWHTSGEVVLMTLLGGLGTVLGPVVGAFTVITLHSELSAIGSWVTVVIGVTFVVCVLAFRRGIVGEVLEIIRAWSLKHND